One genomic window of Citrobacter sp. Marseille-Q6884 includes the following:
- a CDS encoding type II toxin-antitoxin system Phd/YefM family antitoxin, whose amino-acid sequence MKVETISYVKKNAATLDLSEPILVTQNGVPAYVIESYDQQQERENAIALLKLLTLSEKDKAEGRVFTKDQLLDGLVD is encoded by the coding sequence ATGAAAGTAGAGACCATTAGCTACGTGAAGAAAAATGCAGCGACACTCGACCTGTCAGAGCCAATCTTAGTCACCCAAAACGGTGTACCAGCCTATGTTATTGAATCCTATGATCAACAACAGGAGCGCGAGAATGCCATTGCCTTGTTGAAACTGCTGACGCTGTCGGAAAAAGACAAAGCAGAAGGGCGGGTATTCACGAAAGATCAGTTACTGGATGGCCTCGTTGACTGA
- a CDS encoding type II toxin-antitoxin system RelE/ParE family toxin → MEHKITFEYTLTVKHCIDDIVHYLRRVQVPPRPVIADILAQFESTVGQFPLGSQICPELLKIGCAKYREFNHAGGYRVLYCLEGNVVTAHAILAHWQDIQQLLFKRLIMV, encoded by the coding sequence ATGGAACACAAGATTACCTTTGAGTACACGCTCACCGTAAAGCACTGCATTGATGACATTGTGCATTACCTTCGACGAGTGCAAGTCCCGCCACGCCCGGTTATTGCTGATATTCTGGCTCAGTTTGAAAGTACGGTCGGACAGTTCCCTTTGGGGAGCCAGATTTGCCCGGAACTGCTAAAGATAGGGTGCGCAAAATACCGGGAGTTTAATCATGCTGGCGGTTATCGCGTGTTGTACTGCCTTGAGGGAAACGTCGTGACTGCCCACGCGATTCTGGCGCACTGGCAAGATATACAGCAACTGCTGTTCAAACGACTGATTATGGTGTGA
- a CDS encoding beta-galactosidase has product MTLNTDSLAAVLARRDWENPGVTQRNRLEAHPPFCSWRSADDARSQQPSAQRRSLNGAWQFAWFASPGSVPESWLEKDLPQAETLNVPSNWQMSGYDAPIYSNITYPFPVNPPYVPADNPTGCYSLTFNLDADWRQTGRTRIIFDGVNSAFHLWCNGRWVGYGQDSRLPSEFDLSDFLTDGENRLAVMVLRWSDGSYLEDQDMWRMSGIFRDVSLLHKPDIHIRDLRIHTRFNDDFSRAVLEAEVRIAGEPRDDLRVTLQLWDGDTLTGDTTSALGSDIIDERGAYSDRTTLRMNVEHPRLWSAETPNLYRGVVTLQTLDGALIETEACDIGFRQVSIENGLLLLNGKPLLIRGANRHEHPPQNGQVMDEATMVQDIILMKQNNFNAVRCSHYPNHPLWYTLCDRYGLYVVDEANIETHGMVPMNRLSDDPVWLPAMSQRVTRMVQRDRNHPSIIIWSLGNESGHGANHDALYRWIKSDDPSRPVQYEGGGANTAATDIICPMYARVDQDQPFPAVPKWSIKKWLSMPGEQRPLILCEYAHAMGNSLGGYAKYWQAFRQYPRLQGGFVWDWVDQSLIKYDENGNPWSAYGGDFGDTPNDRQFCMNGLVFADRTPHPSLYEAKHAQQFFQFTLLPGAQRQIEVRSEYLFRHSDNERLHWSIDQDGNPLAAGECVLDIPPQGRQRITLPDIPMPETAGQLWLTVRVEQPQATPWSDTGHISAWQQWKLEEKLDVAQPPRADATPTLAISENAFTVAVSDKRWAFCRRTGVLTQYWLDDKPQLLSPLTDQFTRAPLDNDIGISEVARIDPNAWVERWKAAGHYHAEAKLLLCEAEALSGSILITTEHAWQHRGNTLFISRKSYRIDGHGKMHITVEVDVASGTPHPARIGLSCQLTQVAGRVNWLGLGPHENYPDRLSAACFGRWDLALDEMYTPYVFPSENGLRCGTRELRYGAHQWRGDFLFNISRYSQKQLMETSHRHLLQPEAGTWLNIDGFHMGVGGDDSWSPSVSPEFLLSAGRYHYRVIWG; this is encoded by the coding sequence ATGACCCTGAACACGGATTCACTCGCCGCCGTACTGGCGCGCCGCGACTGGGAAAACCCCGGCGTCACGCAACGCAATCGTCTGGAGGCGCACCCGCCGTTCTGCAGCTGGCGTTCTGCGGATGACGCGCGTAGCCAACAGCCTTCGGCGCAGCGGCGTTCACTGAACGGCGCGTGGCAATTCGCCTGGTTTGCCTCGCCCGGCTCCGTGCCCGAAAGCTGGCTTGAGAAGGATTTGCCGCAGGCCGAAACGCTCAATGTGCCTTCTAACTGGCAGATGAGCGGCTACGATGCCCCCATCTACTCCAACATTACGTACCCGTTCCCGGTCAACCCTCCGTACGTTCCGGCGGATAATCCCACCGGATGTTATTCGCTCACATTTAATCTTGACGCGGACTGGCGACAAACGGGTCGGACGCGCATTATTTTTGATGGCGTTAATTCCGCCTTTCATCTGTGGTGCAATGGTCGTTGGGTCGGCTATGGACAGGACAGTCGTCTGCCTTCCGAATTTGATCTCAGTGATTTTTTGACTGACGGCGAGAACCGTCTGGCGGTGATGGTGCTGCGCTGGAGCGATGGCAGCTACCTGGAAGACCAGGATATGTGGCGCATGAGCGGCATCTTCCGCGACGTTTCACTGCTGCACAAACCCGACATTCATATTCGCGATCTGCGCATCCACACCCGTTTTAACGATGATTTCAGCCGTGCCGTGCTGGAAGCGGAAGTCAGAATCGCCGGTGAGCCGCGTGATGATTTACGCGTGACGTTACAGTTGTGGGATGGCGACACGCTGACCGGCGACACCACGTCGGCATTGGGCAGCGACATCATCGATGAACGCGGTGCCTATTCGGATCGCACGACTCTGCGGATGAACGTTGAGCACCCGCGACTGTGGAGTGCAGAAACCCCGAATCTTTACCGCGGCGTCGTCACGTTACAGACCCTGGATGGCGCGTTGATCGAGACCGAAGCCTGCGACATCGGTTTTCGTCAGGTCAGCATTGAGAACGGTCTGCTGTTACTCAATGGCAAACCCCTGCTGATCCGCGGCGCGAACCGTCACGAACATCCCCCCCAAAACGGTCAGGTGATGGACGAAGCCACGATGGTGCAAGACATCATTCTGATGAAGCAGAACAACTTCAACGCCGTTCGCTGCTCCCATTACCCGAATCACCCGTTGTGGTACACCCTGTGCGATCGCTACGGCCTGTATGTCGTCGATGAGGCCAATATCGAAACCCACGGCATGGTGCCGATGAACCGTCTGAGCGATGATCCTGTCTGGCTCCCCGCCATGAGCCAGCGCGTGACGCGCATGGTACAGCGTGACCGCAACCACCCGAGCATTATCATCTGGTCGCTGGGCAATGAGTCCGGTCACGGCGCGAATCACGACGCGCTGTATCGCTGGATAAAATCAGACGATCCCTCCCGCCCGGTACAGTATGAAGGCGGCGGCGCAAATACCGCGGCAACCGACATTATTTGCCCGATGTACGCCCGCGTCGATCAGGATCAGCCCTTCCCGGCGGTCCCAAAATGGTCGATAAAAAAATGGTTGTCGATGCCGGGCGAACAGCGCCCGTTGATCCTCTGCGAATACGCCCATGCCATGGGTAACAGCCTCGGCGGTTATGCCAAATACTGGCAGGCATTCCGCCAGTATCCGCGTCTGCAGGGCGGTTTTGTCTGGGACTGGGTGGATCAGTCATTAATTAAATACGATGAAAATGGCAATCCGTGGTCGGCCTACGGCGGCGACTTTGGCGACACGCCGAACGACCGCCAGTTCTGTATGAACGGACTGGTGTTCGCCGATCGCACACCGCATCCCTCACTGTATGAAGCCAAACACGCGCAGCAATTTTTCCAGTTCACGCTGCTGCCGGGCGCTCAACGGCAGATTGAAGTCCGCAGTGAATATCTGTTCCGCCACAGCGATAACGAAAGGTTGCACTGGTCCATCGACCAGGACGGCAACCCACTGGCCGCCGGAGAATGTGTCCTGGATATTCCCCCCCAGGGGCGCCAGCGCATTACCCTGCCGGACATCCCGATGCCAGAAACCGCGGGTCAACTCTGGCTGACGGTGCGCGTGGAACAGCCGCAGGCAACGCCGTGGTCAGATACCGGGCATATCAGCGCCTGGCAGCAGTGGAAGCTCGAAGAGAAGCTCGATGTGGCCCAGCCACCCCGCGCCGACGCGACGCCAACACTGGCTATCAGCGAGAACGCCTTTACCGTAGCAGTAAGTGATAAGCGCTGGGCATTCTGCCGCCGAACAGGCGTACTCACACAATACTGGCTGGATGATAAACCCCAATTGTTAAGCCCGCTCACCGACCAGTTCACCCGTGCGCCGCTGGATAACGACATTGGCATCAGTGAAGTCGCGCGTATCGATCCGAATGCCTGGGTTGAACGCTGGAAGGCTGCCGGTCACTATCATGCAGAAGCAAAACTGTTGTTATGCGAAGCCGAAGCGCTGTCGGGCAGCATACTGATCACCACCGAACACGCCTGGCAACATCGAGGCAACACGCTGTTTATCAGCCGTAAGTCGTACCGTATCGATGGTCACGGCAAGATGCACATCACGGTGGAGGTTGACGTCGCCAGTGGCACGCCACACCCGGCTCGTATTGGCCTGAGTTGCCAGTTGACGCAGGTCGCCGGGCGTGTGAACTGGTTAGGTCTCGGTCCCCATGAGAACTACCCGGATCGTCTGAGCGCGGCCTGTTTTGGTCGGTGGGATCTTGCGCTGGATGAGATGTACACCCCCTACGTCTTCCCGAGTGAGAACGGCCTGCGCTGCGGAACACGTGAGCTACGCTACGGCGCGCACCAGTGGCGCGGTGACTTCCTGTTCAATATCAGCCGTTACAGCCAAAAACAGCTGATGGAAACCAGCCATCGCCACCTGCTGCAACCGGAGGCCGGCACCTGGCTGAATATCGACGGTTTTCATATGGGCGTCGGCGGGGATGATTCGTGGAGCCCCTCCGTTTCACCGGAGTTTCTGTTGAGTGCGGGGCGTTATCATTATCGGGTAATTTGGGGTTAA